In Chrysiogenes arsenatis DSM 11915, the following proteins share a genomic window:
- the phnC gene encoding phosphonate ABC transporter ATP-binding protein, whose translation MLRLTELTKRYPTGDRALRGVSLSLPRGQVMALIGPSGAGKSTLIRCVNRLVEPTGGQIFLGDTELTRLSLSALRQQRRRMGMIFQEYALVERLSVMENVLSGRLGYVGFWRSFLRRYPQSDIDAAFRLLERVGLDQFANKRADALSGGQRQRVGIARALIQDPDILLVDEPTASLDPKTSRQIMRLICELCAEKGLAAVINIHDVALAQMFAARIVGLRQGEIVFDGLPEELTPDALTRIYGEEDWSAAVATSDDDDECSTPQSNFRFTGTMPRFAMQGATT comes from the coding sequence CTGCTGCGCCTCACAGAGCTTACCAAACGCTATCCTACGGGTGATCGTGCCTTGCGCGGGGTGAGCCTTTCGCTCCCACGCGGCCAAGTGATGGCGCTGATTGGCCCATCGGGTGCGGGGAAAAGTACGCTGATCCGGTGCGTCAATCGTTTGGTTGAACCCACCGGCGGGCAGATTTTTCTGGGAGATACCGAGCTGACGCGCCTGAGCCTGTCGGCGCTCCGTCAGCAGCGCCGCCGCATGGGGATGATTTTTCAGGAATACGCGTTGGTGGAACGACTCAGTGTTATGGAAAACGTCTTGTCGGGACGGCTCGGCTATGTTGGATTCTGGCGCAGTTTTCTGCGCCGCTACCCGCAAAGCGATATCGATGCAGCCTTTCGTTTGCTGGAGCGGGTCGGTCTTGATCAATTCGCCAATAAGCGTGCCGATGCTCTTTCTGGTGGTCAGCGGCAGCGGGTCGGCATCGCGCGAGCACTGATTCAGGATCCCGACATTCTGCTGGTAGATGAACCGACCGCCAGCCTTGATCCAAAAACATCGCGCCAGATTATGCGCTTGATCTGCGAACTATGCGCCGAAAAAGGGTTAGCGGCGGTCATCAATATTCACGATGTGGCGCTGGCGCAAATGTTTGCAGCGCGCATTGTCGGGCTGCGTCAGGGGGAAATTGTCTTTGACGGCTTGCCAGAAGAGCTGACACCCGACGCGCTGACCCGCATTTACGGCGAAGAGGACTGGAGCGCCGCGGTAGCCACCAGTGACGATGACGACGAATGTTCCACCCCGCAGTCCAATTTTCGGTTTACCGGAACCATGCCGCGCTTTGCGATGCAAGGGGCAACGACCTGA
- a CDS encoding DNA adenine methylase, with product MTRPIIPWMGGKKRLAKKIIPNFPEHECYVEPFAGGAAIFFLKPPSAVEVINDINSDLVNLYRVVRHHLNEFTFQFRTSLCSREMFEWLKDTPVHTLTDIQRAARFFYLQKLGFGGKLNSTFGTATTAPPKLNLTRIEEDLSAAHLRLQRVYVEHLSWDACIAKYDRPHTFFYCDPPYWHTAGYECEFGFEHYIKMAAMAKAIAGKMIISINDHPDIRELFSGMRCEEMSIKYTVGGSKEGRKESRELLIYSW from the coding sequence ATGACTCGACCGATTATTCCGTGGATGGGCGGCAAGAAGAGATTAGCGAAAAAGATTATCCCGAACTTTCCAGAGCATGAGTGTTATGTGGAGCCATTTGCAGGCGGAGCAGCGATTTTCTTCTTAAAGCCACCATCAGCTGTTGAGGTAATCAATGATATTAACAGCGACCTGGTCAATTTATATCGGGTTGTTAGGCATCATTTAAACGAGTTTACTTTCCAGTTTCGTACTTCCTTGTGTAGCAGGGAGATGTTTGAGTGGCTCAAGGATACTCCCGTGCATACGCTGACTGATATTCAGCGGGCTGCGCGGTTTTTTTATCTTCAAAAACTTGGCTTTGGTGGAAAGCTAAATTCCACGTTCGGCACGGCAACTACTGCCCCGCCGAAGTTAAATCTTACGCGCATTGAGGAGGATTTGTCGGCAGCGCACCTGCGGTTACAGCGTGTATATGTCGAGCATCTGTCGTGGGATGCGTGTATTGCGAAGTATGATCGTCCACACACCTTTTTCTACTGCGATCCGCCGTATTGGCACACAGCAGGGTATGAGTGCGAGTTTGGATTTGAGCATTATATAAAAATGGCGGCAATGGCCAAGGCGATTGCAGGTAAGATGATAATATCGATTAACGACCACCCGGATATTCGTGAGCTTTTTAGTGGTATGCGATGCGAGGAGATGAGCATAAAATATACGGTAGGGGGTAGCAAGGAGGGAAGGAAGGAGAGTCGGGAGTTGTTGATTTATTCGTGGTAG
- a CDS encoding reverse transcriptase/maturase family protein, with the protein MLSTLFTTIVDFESLHSAYLRARRGKRDRCEVMEFERDLEGNLIALQNELMWDMYRVGRYRNFIVYEPKQRMISALPFRDRVVQHALVAAIEPFWQRRFIFDSYACRPEKGTHRGADRAQRFLRIVQRNHGAVYVLKADIARYFPSVDHGVLKCLLRKRVSCEKTLELLDGIIDAPVEGEGVVVLCGIPIGNLTSQLFANIYLHELDLYVKHTLRERYYVRYMDDFCIVHWDKSHLHELRRVIEGFLWDVLRLRTNAKTQVFPVGAHRGRALDFLGYKIFTTHRRLRNDSIARIKRTLRKLKIQYEAGEVCIERVRQSVQSWLAHSSHADARGLQRYILERFPFVHSLK; encoded by the coding sequence GTGTTGAGTACGTTGTTTACTACTATTGTTGATTTTGAGTCGCTACATAGTGCGTATTTGCGGGCACGCAGGGGGAAGCGAGATCGTTGTGAGGTAATGGAATTTGAGCGCGATTTGGAGGGGAATTTAATTGCGCTACAAAATGAGCTGATGTGGGATATGTATCGTGTGGGGAGATACCGTAATTTTATTGTCTATGAGCCAAAACAGCGCATGATAAGCGCTCTGCCGTTCCGTGATCGTGTGGTGCAGCACGCGCTGGTGGCTGCGATTGAGCCGTTTTGGCAGCGGCGGTTTATTTTTGATAGCTATGCGTGTCGACCGGAAAAAGGGACGCATCGAGGAGCGGATAGGGCACAGCGTTTTTTGCGCATTGTGCAGCGCAACCATGGCGCGGTCTATGTGCTGAAGGCGGACATTGCTCGCTATTTTCCGTCGGTGGATCATGGAGTCTTGAAGTGTTTACTGCGCAAGCGGGTAAGTTGCGAAAAGACACTGGAGTTGCTCGACGGGATTATTGATGCACCGGTAGAGGGAGAGGGTGTGGTTGTGCTGTGCGGTATTCCGATTGGTAATCTCACTAGCCAGTTGTTTGCGAATATTTACCTGCACGAGCTGGATTTATATGTAAAGCACACGCTGCGCGAACGCTATTATGTCCGCTATATGGATGATTTTTGTATTGTCCATTGGGATAAGAGCCATTTACACGAGCTGCGCCGGGTTATTGAGGGGTTTTTGTGGGATGTGCTCCGTTTGCGCACGAATGCGAAAACGCAGGTTTTTCCGGTTGGAGCCCATCGTGGGCGGGCGCTTGACTTTCTGGGCTATAAGATTTTTACGACGCATCGTCGGTTGCGTAACGATTCGATTGCTCGTATTAAGCGGACGTTGCGCAAGCTCAAGATTCAGTATGAGGCTGGCGAGGTTTGCATTGAACGAGTGCGCCAGTCGGTGCAGTCGTGGTTGGCACACTCCAGCCATGCAGATGCGCGCGGGCTTCAAAGGTATATTCTGGAGAGGTTTCCTTTTGTTCACTCACTAAAATAG